GATTTGCGTCATCATGTATTGCTTCACGATCTCAGTCGGGCAGCGTGGAAAAACTGGCTTAAAACGGTTGGTGTTGTGGGCGTGAATGTAAATCAGGGGCCGGTATTTAGTCACTCAATGTTAGTGCTTCAAGCTGCTGCACTGGGGCAGGGTATTGCCTTGGGCAATACTGTGCTTGCGCGTCCTGAGATTGAAGCAGGGCGACTCGTGATGCCATTTGAAGAGCGTGTAGAAAGTCGGGATGCTTTCTATTTAGTGTGCGAGGAATCACAAGCAGAGTTAGGCAAAATTGCCGCCTTTAGAGATTGGATTTTAGCGTTAGTCGAGGAAGAGCAAGACGATGTTTGATATTGAAGTGCACAGTGCCACCAACCCAGCGGCTAGGCTTATACTGGCTCATGGTGCAGGTGCGGGCAAAGAGCATGAGTTTATGCAGGCAGTGACACAAGCGTTAAATGCACATAGTATCGAGGTTGTTTTGTTTAACTTCCCCTATATGCAAGTTATTAAAGAGACAGGAAAGCGTCGCCCGCCGGATAAAGCTGAAAAGCTGCTCGCGCATTTTTCAGACGTTATTGATCACGTTTCTCAAACGCGTCAATCACTGCCTACTTTTATTGGTGGGAAGTCGATGGGTGGGCGAATGGCCACAATGTTGGTAGACGACATTGAAAGCGTAAAAGGTGCGGCAATTCTTGGTTACCCTTTTCATCCGCCAGGAAAACCGGAAAAGACAAGAACAGAGCACCTCGAAACAACCGCGAAACCCATACTGATTGTGCAAGGAGAGCGCGACACATTTGGTACACAAAACGAAGTAGAAGCGTATACGCTTTCATCTTCGATTCAATGTGAGTTTCTTGTAGACGGTGACCATAGTCTAAAACCGCGAAAGGCCAGTGGAAAAACACATCAAGAACACATTGAGCGTGCTTCAACGCTGATAGAAGCCTTTATCAAAAATACGATTTAACATTAACGCTGTCATCGCCTTACAACATTATTCTTTACCGAGTAAACGTTAGCGTTTAGCGCTAAAAGAGTGTCAAATGAGTTCAACAAATTACAATACATCGTCCATGGCTCCCATGCTGCTTGCAGCTGGTGCTATATTTGCCGGAACAAGTGTTATGCTTGGCGCATTTGGGGCTCACGGACTAAAAAGCTTTTTATCTGCTCAGATGCTAAATACTTTTGAGATTGGCGTTCGTTACCAAATGTATCATGGCCTTGCTATCCTAGTACTGCCAGCTTTATCCAATTATGCAGAAGTTAAATGGCTTAATCGCGCAGCGATGTGTTTCGTGGTGGGCGGCGTTTTGTTTTCGGGAAGTTTATATGCATTGGCCCTCACTGGCATAAAATGGTTTGGGCCGGTAACACCTTTGGGCGGCCTACTCTTCATTATGGGGTGGGCAGTGCTTGCTTTCACTCTAGTACGTGGCCAGCGCGCCATTAAGGTAAGTAATGACAACTAGTATTTTAGCGTATTGTAGGCCGGGTTATGAGAGTGACACCGCCAACGAATTAACAACGCGTTATGGTGAAGCAGGGTGCTATGGTTACCCAGTATCGAAGAAAAATAATGGCTTTGTTCACTATCATTTATACGATGCTGCTCAGCTAGAGGACACAGTGAGTCAGTTCGCGGTTAGTGAGAGTATTTTTCCCCGACAACTTGTTGCGGTGTTTGCAAACATGGTGGACATCGAAAAAGAGGATAGAGTAGGGCAGGTATTAGATGCGCTGAGCGACATAGAAAAGCCGTTTGCAATATTTGGCGCAGTCGATGTTGAATATCCTGATACCGAAGAAGGGAAGACCCTAGCAAAGT
The DNA window shown above is from Alteromonas sp. KC3 and carries:
- a CDS encoding alpha/beta family hydrolase, which encodes MFDIEVHSATNPAARLILAHGAGAGKEHEFMQAVTQALNAHSIEVVLFNFPYMQVIKETGKRRPPDKAEKLLAHFSDVIDHVSQTRQSLPTFIGGKSMGGRMATMLVDDIESVKGAAILGYPFHPPGKPEKTRTEHLETTAKPILIVQGERDTFGTQNEVEAYTLSSSIQCEFLVDGDHSLKPRKASGKTHQEHIERASTLIEAFIKNTI
- a CDS encoding DUF423 domain-containing protein; this encodes MSSTNYNTSSMAPMLLAAGAIFAGTSVMLGAFGAHGLKSFLSAQMLNTFEIGVRYQMYHGLAILVLPALSNYAEVKWLNRAAMCFVVGGVLFSGSLYALALTGIKWFGPVTPLGGLLFIMGWAVLAFTLVRGQRAIKVSNDN